From the Gigantopelta aegis isolate Gae_Host unplaced genomic scaffold, Gae_host_genome ctg1056_pilon_pilon, whole genome shotgun sequence genome, one window contains:
- the LOC121390883 gene encoding LOW QUALITY PROTEIN: nuclear pore complex protein Nup93-like (The sequence of the model RefSeq protein was modified relative to this genomic sequence to represent the inferred CDS: inserted 1 base in 1 codon; deleted 1 base in 1 codon): MSQAKTLANLLQEAEQLTADIGGDEELPRVRRNLQQIAEAGQRLLSKTTVGLPEDHTDVKASILLGSRGFDVPKSSQRIETLNAAKTLEPIEPVWETDIEGFLRNERENTLLAVIEESRKNTFNEADQRQWQSMENNWEEEKEKILNSLLGSNQDTIELPTHSEISEYIRDLVYSNLSQSQLGGVPGEGHFQAQRHPHLYFQVLLLTAQFEAAIEFLSRVESLRSHAVHFALALHDLDLLYLTLLFTLILVKEPNGLQRLNLGRLVVSYTRKFALTDPREALEYFYRLRTLKDGQEKNLFLSCVSDLVTESREFEMLLGQVQPDGSRKPGCIDKFGNKVEDLNVQTIINFVATETENHGRFEDAIRLYDLAQEYGKVLELLCHLMGGIVSAPSPPQSDRHRLKNLAVSIAERYRNLGYAASHQISHTFFLLLDLMXIFDSYHAKRIDEALELLFFLQLEKLVVKYRELEDCKMYCEIIVGGAQL; this comes from the exons ATGTCTCAGGCAAAGACATTAGCTAATCTCCTTCAAGAGGCTGAACAATTGACAGCTGATATTGGAGGAGACGAAGAATTACCACGAGTAAGAAGAAACCTGCAACAAATAGCAGAGGCAGGTCAACGTTTGCTTAGTAAAACAACTGTGGGACTTCCTGAAGATCATACAGATGTTAAAGC GTCGATACTTTTGGGCTCTCGTGGATTTGATGTGCCTAAATCATCTCAACGTATTGAGACACTTAATGCAGCAAAAACTCTTGAGCCTATAGAACCAGTATGGGAGACAGACATTGAG GGGTTTTTAcgaaatgagagagaaaacacatTGTTAGCTGTCATTGAAGAGTCaaggaaaaat accTTTAACGAAGCAGATCAACGTCAATGGCAGAGTATGGAGAATAATTGggaagaagagaaagagaaaatcCTCAATTCCTTATTAGGCAGTAACCAAGATACAATAGAGTTACCTACACATTCTGAA ataTCGGAATATATTCGAGATTTGGTCTACAGTAACCTGTCCCAGTCCCAACTTGGAGGGGTTCCTG GCGAAGGTCACTTTCAAGCTCAACGTCATCCTCACCTGTATTTTCAAGTTCTTCTCCTCACAGCTCAGTTTGAAGCT GCAATTGAGTTTCTTTCTCGTGTGGAGTCTCTTCGTAGTCATGCCGTTCACTTTGCTCTCGCCTTACATGATCTTGATCTACTATATTTAACCCTTCTTTTCACTCTAATCTTAGTTA AAGAACCTAATGGTCTACAAAGACTTAATTTAGGTCGTTTAGTTGTCAGTTATACGCGTAAATTTGCTCTTACAGATCCTCGGGAAGCTCTGGAATATTTTTACAGATTAAG aactTTGAAAGATGGACAAGaaaagaatttatttttatcttgtgTGAGTGATCTTGTAACAGAAAGTAGAGAG tttgaaATGCTTCTAGGTCAAGTTCAACCTGATGGATCAAGAAAA ccTGGATGTATTGACAAGTTTGGTAACAAAGTTGAAGATCTAAATGTACAAacaatcattaattttgtgGCTACTGAGACAGAGAATCATGGTCGTTTTGAAGATGCTATTCGACTGTATGATTTAGCTCAA GAATATGGTAAGGTGTTGGAACTGCTGTGTCATCTAATGGGTGGAATTGTCTCTGCCCCTTCT CCTCCGCAATCTGATAGACATCGTCTTAAAAATTTAGCTGTGTCAATTGCTGAaag GTATCGTAACCTTGGTTACGCTGCCAGTCATCAAATAAGCCACACCTTTTTTCTTCTGCTGGATTTGA TTATTTTTGATTCCTATCACGCTAAAAGAATCGATGAAGCGTTAGAA TTACTCTTCTTCCTCCAATTGGAGAAACTCGTGGTGAAATATCGGGAGTTGGAG GATTGTAAGATGTACTGCGAGATAATTGTTGGTGGGGCACAGCTCTAA